Part of the Halopenitus persicus genome is shown below.
ACGGCCTAAAGGGTATCGGCCTCGGCCGCCGGACGGGTGCGACGGTTCGGGGCGCCCGTCACAGCTCGTAGCTCTCGTCGCCCTCGAGGACGACCGGCTCGCTCGGACCGGCGGTCGCCTCGACCTCCCGGACGAAGTCGTCGGCGTCGATCTCGATCGGCGGGAAGCTGTCGTAGTGCATCGGGATGGCGACGTCCGCGCCGACCCAGTCGGCCGCGATCGCGGCCTGCGCGGGCCCCATCGTGAAGTGGTCGCCGGCGGGCAGCGCGGCGACGTCCGGCTCGAGGAACGGGCCGATGACCTCGCGCATCTCGACCATCAGGCTCGTGTCGCCGGCGTGGTAGAACGTCGACGATTCGGCGTCGGATTCCTGGGTCGGCTTCGAGTCGGAGATCACGAACCCGCCGGGCATCCCGGCGGAGGTGCCGTAGCCGGTGTCGATCCCGTTCGAGTGGTCCGCCCGGACCATCGTCACGAAGGCGTCGCCGCACTCGACGGTGC
Proteins encoded:
- a CDS encoding metal-dependent hydrolase, with translation MELTWHGHSTWHVSVGETDLLIDPFFDNPKTEVSPEELDPDYLLLTHGHADHIGDVDRYEDATLVATPELVGYVQDTFGHDSAVGGMGMNLGGTVECGDAFVTMVRADHSNGIDTGYGTSAGMPGGFVISDSKPTQESDAESSTFYHAGDTSLMVEMREVIGPFLEPDVAALPAGDHFTMGPAQAAIAADWVGADVAIPMHYDSFPPIEIDADDFVREVEATAGPSEPVVLEGDESYEL